ATCCTATAAAGGGCTTTTTATTTCAGATATTGATTGTATGAATGATGCCCGTATCAACCTCTTTTATGGCTTTGATGTGTTGGCTGTGGGATACAAAAGTGCCGCAGATATTCTTGTGAAACACGTTATTGAAAATGGTACAGATCAAGATACTCTTGTTTATCCAATTGTCTTTCTGTATCGGCAACATCTGGAACTTCGTTTTAAAGAAATTATTCGTGAAGGATGGTTGTTATTAAATGAAGGAAAAGACTTTCCCCCAATACATGATTTGCAAGAATTATGGAAGCAAGTAAAGGAAGTTATTAAAAAGCTTTTGCCGGACGAAGAAGAAACACAAGGAGAAAGTCTTATTGAGCATATAGTTAATGAATTTAGCAAACGTGATAAACAATCATACTCATTCCGATATCCTGGAGACAAAAAGGGAAATAATCCCCTGGCTGACTTGCAATATATAAATATCAGGCACTTATCTGAGATGATTCAAGAAGCTTCCGACTTTCTCTATGGTGTTAGTTCTGCTATTGTTGATATGAGGAGTTGAGCATCAGAGTATTCATCAGATTGCTGATATGAATAGTGATGGAAGCCTCATAGCCGTCGATTAAAATAAAAAAACCTAGCTAGTAGGGTGGGTAATGCCCACCCTACTAGCTATAAGTCACTTTAAATCAGTGAAAGTTAGTATGGAAACTGAAGATGAATTGCGTTCTGAATACAATTTACATAGTTTGCGTGTCAGAAAATTAGGTTCTGAACGAAAAACTTTTGGTGGAACCACAATTCGTTTAGATCCCGATGTTGCAGAAGTATTTCCTAATTCAGAGTCAGTAAATGAAGCACTAAGGTTTTTAATTAGAATTGCCAAGGAGAACAAAGTATCTCAACCTATCTTTCCCAATTGGATCAGAAAAGAGAAGAAATCGAAAATATTTGTAAATGTTGTAGCACCATAATGTCTGCTAGAGACTTATTTCATGAAGCCGTAAAACGGGCACTACAAAAACAACAGTGGGCAATTACTCATGACCCATTAGAACTGGAATTGGATGAAGTAACTTTAAAAATTGACTTAGGCGCAGAACGTTTGATTGCAGCAGAACGAGGTGGTGAAAAAATTGCTGTTGAAGTCAAGAGTTTTGCTAGTCCCTCAGCAGTGAGTGAATTCCACACAGCACTAGGTCAGTTTCTCAATTATCAAATTATGATAGAGGAAAATGAACCAGATCGCTTTTTATACTTGGCGGTTCCTTTAGAAACTTACGAGACATTCTTTCAGACGCGGTTAGCTCAAATTGCTGTACTAAGACATCAACTTAGCCTACTCATATATGACCCAATTTTAGAGGAGATCGTGCAATGGATAAGTTAGAACATTATCGCGATTGCATTCAAGAAGTTCTCACCAAGCATGGTAGCGCTCAACTTCAGCATAGTGAGGTTGATAATGAATTAATTTTCGATACAATTCGCGATCGCTACCAGTGGATGCGGATAGGTTGGAATGGATTACATCGGGTGTATCATATCGTGATGCACTTTGATATTCGAGATGGCAAAATCTGGATTCAACAAAATATGACGGATGTAAATATAGCGGAAGAATTGGTTGATATGGGAGTGCCAAAAGAGGATATCGTGTTAGGATTGCATCCACCTTATAAGCGTCCTTATACGGGATATGGCGTTGCTTAAACTAAACATTAGTTACTAGCTTGTTATTCTTGAGGCATCGATCGCAAAAGGGCTCTTAAATGACAGGAAAAAAGTTTTCGACTTTTTTAGCTAATATTTAAGAATAGTTACTAGGGAGTTTCAAATCATCATGACACTAGAACAGCTAGAAGCGCAAGTTCTGGCACTACCAAAAGATTCTCAAGCCGCACTGCTAGCCAAACTCCTTGCATACTTAGGTCAAAGCGATGAAATCGATCGAGAAGTTGCAAGTGCCTGGACTCAGGAAGCCCAATTGCGCGATCGAGCAATGGACGAAAATCGAGTTACTGGCATTCCTGCGGAACAAGTGTTTCATAAACTTCGCGAGTCTTTGCAATGAAACAAGTTGTATTTCATCCATTAGCAAATGAGGAGTTAGCTAACGCCGTTACCTACTACGAAGAGCAAAGACAGGGGCTAGGGTTGGAATATTTAGAAGAGGTAGAACACGCAGTAAATTTCCTCAGACGTTATCCGGAAGCAGGTTTAGACGTTCAGGGTTCAGTTCGTCGCCTAATTTTGCCTAAATTTCCTTACTCGCTGCTGTACCGTATCCTTGAAGGCGAAGAGATTCGTATTTTGGCAGTAGCACATCACAAGCGTAGACCACAATACTGGAGCGATCGCGATTAGTTTATACTTATTAGCTATGAACAAAACATCTTTTAATAAATCGCAAAACTCTGACGACGATCTTTTACCTGAGTACAATTTTGATTACCAGAAAGCGAAAGCTAATCGCTCTGAAAAAAAGAGATTAAAAGTTGTCGTCTTAGATGAAGATGTAGCTGAGTTTTTCACAACTGCGGAGTCAGTCAACAAAGCGCTACGGGAGTTAATCGAGACAATGCCACAAGCAAAAAAGAGTGAAAAATTTAATATTACGTTATTTCAATTATGCTGGAGTGATTATCAATGAAACCATCTCCGCCGTCAACAGTTCACAATTTATCTCTATTATATGAAGAAGATTACTACTTGTGGTTGGAAACC
This genomic stretch from Leptolyngbyaceae cyanobacterium harbors:
- a CDS encoding XisI protein, which codes for MDKLEHYRDCIQEVLTKHGSAQLQHSEVDNELIFDTIRDRYQWMRIGWNGLHRVYHIVMHFDIRDGKIWIQQNMTDVNIAEELVDMGVPKEDIVLGLHPPYKRPYTGYGVA
- a CDS encoding XisH family protein, with product MSARDLFHEAVKRALQKQQWAITHDPLELELDEVTLKIDLGAERLIAAERGGEKIAVEVKSFASPSAVSEFHTALGQFLNYQIMIEENEPDRFLYLAVPLETYETFFQTRLAQIAVLRHQLSLLIYDPILEEIVQWIS
- a CDS encoding type II toxin-antitoxin system RelE/ParE family toxin — protein: MKQVVFHPLANEELANAVTYYEEQRQGLGLEYLEEVEHAVNFLRRYPEAGLDVQGSVRRLILPKFPYSLLYRILEGEEIRILAVAHHKRRPQYWSDRD
- a CDS encoding addiction module protein, encoding MTLEQLEAQVLALPKDSQAALLAKLLAYLGQSDEIDREVASAWTQEAQLRDRAMDENRVTGIPAEQVFHKLRESLQ